A region of [Bacteroides] pectinophilus DNA encodes the following proteins:
- the cysD gene encoding sulfate adenylyltransferase subunit CysD has protein sequence MEKLSHLDQLEAEAIYIIREVAAECEKPVMLYSIGKDSSVMLHLAMKAFYPEKPPFPFLHVNTTWKFKEMIKFRDEQAKKLGIEMLEYINEDGVKQGINPFDHGSAYTDIMKTQALKQALNKYGFTAAFGGGRRDEEKSRAKERIFSFRNENHAWDPKNQRPEMWKLYNSKIHKGESIRVFPISNWTETDIWQYIKRENIEIVPLYFADVRPVVYRDGNIIMVDDDRMKLRPDEKIEMKSVRFRTLGCYPLTGGVESTARTLDEIIDETLSAVSSERTTRVIDNEAAGSMERRKREGYF, from the coding sequence ATGGAAAAGTTATCACATTTGGATCAGCTGGAGGCAGAGGCAATATACATAATCCGTGAAGTTGCGGCAGAGTGTGAGAAGCCTGTAATGCTCTATTCAATCGGAAAGGACAGCTCAGTAATGCTTCATCTTGCAATGAAGGCATTCTATCCTGAGAAACCGCCATTCCCATTCTTACATGTTAATACAACATGGAAGTTCAAGGAGATGATAAAGTTCCGCGATGAGCAGGCTAAGAAGCTTGGCATAGAGATGCTTGAGTATATCAACGAAGACGGAGTTAAGCAGGGAATAAATCCTTTTGACCACGGCTCAGCATATACCGACATCATGAAGACACAGGCATTGAAGCAGGCACTTAATAAGTATGGCTTCACGGCAGCATTCGGCGGTGGACGAAGAGATGAGGAGAAGTCAAGAGCCAAGGAGAGAATCTTCTCATTCCGTAACGAGAATCATGCGTGGGATCCTAAGAATCAGAGACCTGAGATGTGGAAGCTCTACAATTCAAAGATTCACAAGGGTGAGAGCATAAGAGTATTTCCTATCTCTAATTGGACTGAGACAGACATCTGGCAGTATATAAAGAGAGAGAATATAGAGATAGTACCTCTCTATTTTGCAGATGTAAGACCGGTTGTATACCGTGACGGTAATATTATCATGGTTGATGATGACAGAATGAAGTTAAGGCCGGACGAAAAGATTGAGATGAAGAGTGTAAGATTCCGTACGCTCGGATGCTATCCGCTTACAGGCGGCGTTGAGTCAACAGCCAGGACACTTGATGAGATTATAGACGAGACACTTTCTGCAGTATCATCTGAGAGAACTACAAGAGTTATTGATAATGAGGCGGCAGGCAGCATGGAGAGAAGAAAAAGGGAGGGTTATTTCTAG